Genomic window ([Eubacterium] hominis):
TGATGATGTGACCATCAGTATGAAGCAGGGCGTTGATGGTGATCAGGTGCTGGCACAAATTGCGCAAAAAGATGCTTTGATTGTTTGGGTTGTGGATCTGTTTGATTTTGAGGCAAATTTGATATCTGGATTAAATCGTCACTTGTTAGGGAAAGATATTATCATGGTGGCGACAAAACGCGACTTGCTGCCAGAAACTGTTGGTAATGAAAAATTAGGACAGTTTATCTTATCCCGATTGAAAGAAAACGGCATTATTGTACAGGGAATCGTAATTTGTGGTGATTTAGCAAAGCATGCAAAACGTGAAGATAACGCTTCTGTAGAAGAAGTAGAATATGCAATCGATCAATATCGTCATGGCAGAGATGTTGTGGTTATGGGAATGGCAAATGCTGGCAAGAGTACATTATTAAATGCAATCTGCGATAATCAGGAGTTAACAACTTCTCGTCATCCTGGTACCACACTTGATTTTAATGAAATTGAAATGGATGGATATACTTTGTATGATACACCGGGTATTACACGTATGGATAGTATTTTAACTCATGTGGATGATGACTTGTTGAAAACAGTGATTCCGTTAAAACCATTAAAGGCAAGAAATTATCAGTTGTATGAAGATCAGACATTATCCATTGGTGGACTGGTTCGTTTAGATTTGATAGGTTGTGAACAGGTAAGCTGTGTTTGTTACTTTTCTGAACGATTAAAGATTCATCGTAGTAAACAGGCTAAAGCAAATCAGTTATGGAGTGAGCATATCGGGGAATTATTATCTCCGGCGATGTGTGACAACTATACAGAAATGAAAACTTTTGAATTACATGACATTCATGAAAAAACGGATGTGGTAATTCATGGACTTGGATGGTTTTGTATCAGTGGACATGTAGAACATATAAAAGTATTTGTACCTGCGCAAAGCAGTGTAACATTTAGAAAGGCGATGATTTAATGTTAACAGGAAAACAAAAAAGCGAATTAAGAGGAATTGCACAGACAAAAAAAGCATTGTTTCAGATTGGTAAAGATGCAATATCAGAAAATATGGTAAAAACCATTGGTGATTCATTAGAAGCACACGAATTAGTAAAAATCAATTTATTAAAAACCTGCGCATTAAGTGCAAATGAGGCAGCTATCGAATTAAGTGCTGCAACACATAGTGAAGTAGTACAGGTAATTGGCCGTACATTCACTTTATATCGTAGAAGTAAGAAAAATAAACTGGGGATGTAGTCTTATGAGAATTGCGGTGTTAGGCGGAAGCTTTGATCCCATTCATAAAGGACATATCCAGATTGCGAAAATGGCGTTGAAAAAAATGCGAATTGATCAAGTCTGGTTCATGCCGGCAAAAGACGCTCCATTAAAGGATCATCAAAGTGTATCTTTTTATGATCGCTGTCAGATGGTCAGA
Coding sequences:
- the yqeH gene encoding ribosome biogenesis GTPase YqeH; translated protein: MSKKCKGCGVTLQTTDKNSIGYTPKADADYCQRCFRIRHYDDVTISMKQGVDGDQVLAQIAQKDALIVWVVDLFDFEANLISGLNRHLLGKDIIMVATKRDLLPETVGNEKLGQFILSRLKENGIIVQGIVICGDLAKHAKREDNASVEEVEYAIDQYRHGRDVVVMGMANAGKSTLLNAICDNQELTTSRHPGTTLDFNEIEMDGYTLYDTPGITRMDSILTHVDDDLLKTVIPLKPLKARNYQLYEDQTLSIGGLVRLDLIGCEQVSCVCYFSERLKIHRSKQAKANQLWSEHIGELLSPAMCDNYTEMKTFELHDIHEKTDVVIHGLGWFCISGHVEHIKVFVPAQSSVTFRKAMI
- a CDS encoding YhbY family RNA-binding protein; protein product: MLTGKQKSELRGIAQTKKALFQIGKDAISENMVKTIGDSLEAHELVKINLLKTCALSANEAAIELSAATHSEVVQVIGRTFTLYRRSKKNKLGM